Genomic window (Roseivirga sp. 4D4):
CCGTTTGAATCTACCGGCACCATCCGGTAAGGCTAAATACTCCTGAGAGACCGATAGTGAACAAGTACCGTGAGGGAAAGGTGAAAAGTACCCTGAATAAGGGGGTGAAACAGAACCTGAAACCATGCGCTTACAAGCGGTTGGAGCCCAATAATTGGGTGACAGCGTGCCTTTTGCATAATGAGCCTACGAGTTACTCCTCTCTAGCAAGGTTAAGGACTTAAGGTCCGTAGCCGGAGCGAAAGCGAGTCTGAATAGGGCGTTTTAGTTAGAGGGGGTAGACGCGAAACCCGGTGATCTACCCATGACCAGGTTGAAGTTGCAGTAACATGCAATGGAGGACCGAACCAGTTGACGTTGAAAAGTCTTTGGATGAGTTGTGGGTAGGGGTGAAAGGCCAATCAAACCGGGAAATAGCTCGTACTCCCCGAAATGCTTTTAGGAGCAGCGTGGAGGTAGAGTCTGTTAGAGGTAGAGCTACCGATAGGACTAGGGGGAGTCAAATCCTACCAAATCCTGACGAACTCCGAATGCTAACAGATATACTCCGCAGTGAGGGTAAGGGTGCTAAGGTCCTTATCCGAGAGGGAAAGAACCCAGACCTTCAGCTAAGGTCCCCAAATCTATACTAAGTTGAACTAAGGCGGTCCAGTTGCATAGACAGCCAGGATGTTGGCTTGGAAGCAGCCATTCATTTAAAGAGTGCGTAACAGCTCACTGGTCGAGCGACAGGGCATCGATGATGATCGGGCATTAAGTATAGTACCGAAGCTAAGGCAGTATTTATACTGGGTAGGGGAGCATTCTATTCTGCGATGAAGCAATCTGGTGATGGATTGTGGAGCGTATAGAAAAGCAAATGTAGGCATAAGTAACGATAAGGCGGGTGAGAAACCCGCCCACCGATAGACTAAGGTTTCCTGATCAACGCTAATCGGATCAGGGTTAGTCGGGACCTAAGGCGAAACCGAATGGTGTAGTCGATGGACAATTGGTTAATATTCCAATACCACCGTATTCAGCGATGGGGTGACGGAGTAGTGAAAGATCCGCGGACTGACGGAATAGTTCGTTAAAGGGTGTAGTTATAGGCTGTGTAGGCAAATCCGCACGGCTTGATGAACCCGATAGTACCACAATGCTTCGGCAGCGTGGATAGTGATCCTAATCAGACTTCCAAGAAAAACCTCTAAGCATATGTATATGGTGCCCGTACCGCAAACCGACACAGGTAGTCAAGGAGAGAATCCTGAGGTGCTCGAGTGATCCGTGGCTAAGGAACTAGGCAAAATGGCCCTGTAACTTCGGGAGAAGGGGCGCTTCCTCCGACTTGTCGGAGAAGCCGCAGTGAATAGGCCCAGGCGACTGTTTAGCAAAAACACATGGCTTTGCGAAATCGAAAGATAAAGTATAAGGCCTGACACCTGCCCGGTGCTGGAAGGTTAAGGGGGGATGTTATCCTTTTGGAGAAGCATTGAACTGAAGCCCCAGTAAACGGCGGCCGTAACTATAACGGTCCTAAGGTAGCGAAATTCCTTGTCGGGTAAGTTCCGACCTGCACGAATGGTGTAACGATCTGGGCACTGTCTCAGCCACGAGCTCGGTGAAATTGTAGTAGCGGTGAAGATGCCGCTTACCCGCAACGGGACGAAAAGACCCCATGAACCTTTACTATAGCTTCACATTGGTATTGGGTAAATGATGTGTAGGATAGGCGGGAGACTTTGAAGCTGCATCGCTAGGTGTGGTGGAGTCGTTGGTGAAATACCGCCCTTTATTTATCTGATGCCTAATCCGCGAATGCGGAGACAGTGTGTGGTGGGTAGTTTGACTGGGGTGGTCGCCTCCAAAAGAGTAACGGAGGCTTTCAAAGGTACCCTCAGTACGCTTGGTAACCGTACGCAGAGCGCAATAGCATAAGGGTGCTTGACTGTGAGGCCTACAAGCCGATCAGGGTCGAAAGACGGATATAGTGATCCGGTGGTTCCGCATGGAAGGGCCATCGCTCAAAGGATAAAAGGTACTCTGGGGATAACAGGCTGATCTCCCCCAAGAGCTCATATCGACGGGGAGGTTTGGCACCTCGATGTCGGCTCGTCACATCCTGGGGCTGGAGAAGGTCCCAAGGGTTGGGCTGTTCGCCCATTAAAGTGGCACGCGAGCTGGGTTCAGAACGTCGTGAGACAGTTCGGTCTCTATCTGTTGTGGGCGTAAGAAGTTTGAGAGGACCTGTCTTTAGTACGAGAGGACCGAGATGGACTAACCGCTGGTGTATCAGTTGTGCCGCCAGGTGCACCGCTGAGTAGCTACGTTGGGAAGAGATAAGCGCTGAAAGCATCTAAGTGCGAAACTCCCCTCAAGATGAGACTTCTTTATAAGGGACGTTATAGATGATGACGTTGATAGGCTGCAGGTGTAAAGGCAGGAATGTCAAAGCCGAGCAGTACTAATTACCCGTAAACTTTCCGTAGGCCACCTACTGACTTGTTCAGTAGGTGGCGCCAAACACTTTTTTGTGTGATACTCTTACAATTAATATGTCACTGTTAGTGATAAGGTATAAGGATAAAGATTTAAGGTGAGCCTTAAGACTTAATCCTTACCCCTTAAAACTACAGTTAAGATTTTATGGTGATTATAGCGGTGGGGTCCACCTCTTCCCTTTCCGAACAGAGAAGTTAAGCCCACTTGCGCTGATGGTACTGCCTTTACCGGTGGGAGAGTAAGTAGTCGCCAGATTTTTATTAAAAACCCTTATCCATAACAGATAAGGGTTTTTTTATACCCAATATTCAGATAAAACCAGTGGCGAATGAAACGGTAAAGAAGAGAGAAGGTAGATTAGGCTCCAGCCACACTGAGCGTTAAGGAGTTGGTTTTCAAATACTGAATGGCCGTTTCCATCAAAACTTCAGCTGAGATACCCTTGATAGATGACACATAGCGACTATAGAAACTGTGATCAATACCTTGAGAGTGCAGGGTCTTGAACTTGTCTATTTGGGCGAAAGGGGAAGAAAAAGAGTTTAGAAAAACTCCGATCATGTAATTCTTCACGGTATCTAGCTCTTCATTACCTACAAGATCAGATTGCAGAAGTTGAATTTCTTTAAGGACCTCATCAATAGTCTCCTGCTCATTCTCCTTATTCACATCTGTGCCGATAAGAAAGTAACCGTCATGAAGAAGAGAGTACAGATTTGAATGAATACCATAAGTAAAACCCTTTTCTTCACGAATATTCTTCATTAAACGTGAGCCAAAGAAGCCACCTAATAGCTCATTCAGAACAATGAATTTGAAGTAGTCGGGATTAGCACGATTGAAAAGACGTTTACCCAACTTGATTGAGCTCTGGACGAATTTTGGGTTTTTATAAGAACTATCGACAGCTTTATCAACAGGGCTTGAAATGTCAGGAGTCTGTTTAGAACCGGTAAACGGCTGAAGATATCTCCCAATTAGTTCTTCGAAGTTACTTGGTAGATCACCAGCTATATACACATCAAAGTTCTCAGTGTGATTCTTATGGAAGTTTGTAATGTCGTCAACAGTAACAGATAAGAGCTGAGTGGTCTGCAAGTGCCTTCCATATGCATGTCGTGAACCGAATAGACTCTTGCGAAGATTGATGGACGATATATAACTGCTCTTCTCAAGGTTTGTCTTCAGTTTATCAACTTCGCGATTCTTTAGCTTGTCTAAGCTGGTGTTTGAGAAGTCTGGCTGATAGACGAGTTCTGATAGTATTTGAAGGTTTTCTTCGAAATACTTTGCGAGGCCATAGATGGAAATAGTGGCATAATCGAACCCTGGATTTATTTCCAGAAAACTCCCGATAGAATCAACTGCCTCAGCGAGTTCTGCACCAGTTTTTGATTTTGTCCCTTCATTTAGGAGCCGAACAGCCAATTGAGATAGGGCCGAAGTCTTTGAATACAACTGACTTCCCTTGGTCAGAAGTTCAATTTTAAATGTACCCGATCCCTGATCAAGATATGAGTGCGTATCTATTCCATTAACTGAAACCGATCGAATAATTGGTAAATCAACATCAGTCACGTCATGTACTAAAGGAGGAATCGTACGATCGAGAATCATGGACTAGTTGTCGTCTGAAAGGCGAGATAAATCCAAGATAGCTCCGAAGCGGAGTGTCTCAGCGAGAGGGTGCTCTTGGAATTGAGGTACAAGGTATGAGAAGTTGAACTCAAGCTTGTCTACTTTAAAACCTAAGCCAGCTGTAAAGTACTTTCTATTCCCTTTATTTCTATGCTCATAGAAGTACCCTGCGCGAATGGCGAAGGTTTCTTTATACTCATATTCCGCACCGAATGAAATGGAAACT
Coding sequences:
- a CDS encoding M16 family metallopeptidase; its protein translation is MILDRTIPPLVHDVTDVDLPIIRSVSVNGIDTHSYLDQGSGTFKIELLTKGSQLYSKTSALSQLAVRLLNEGTKSKTGAELAEAVDSIGSFLEINPGFDYATISIYGLAKYFEENLQILSELVYQPDFSNTSLDKLKNREVDKLKTNLEKSSYISSINLRKSLFGSRHAYGRHLQTTQLLSVTVDDITNFHKNHTENFDVYIAGDLPSNFEELIGRYLQPFTGSKQTPDISSPVDKAVDSSYKNPKFVQSSIKLGKRLFNRANPDYFKFIVLNELLGGFFGSRLMKNIREEKGFTYGIHSNLYSLLHDGYFLIGTDVNKENEQETIDEVLKEIQLLQSDLVGNEELDTVKNYMIGVFLNSFSSPFAQIDKFKTLHSQGIDHSFYSRYVSSIKGISAEVLMETAIQYLKTNSLTLSVAGA